A section of the Pochonia chlamydosporia 170 chromosome 2, whole genome shotgun sequence genome encodes:
- a CDS encoding sulfatase domain-containing protein (similar to Talaromyces stipitatus ATCC 10500 XP_002481940.1), whose product MDTSNTCGSNRHFLDRLREIHWRNIAFANDASSRALMLSGLFTLVAVACGLVFLAWVLQDLLFAGVGLATDVVKWPFHQALRRSPRYFGDSGYTAVNTNTDNDDDIEYLGKRRPNNTIISKSMLLTRRYRPLLRAALYFSVTCILLSQVVLIAIRPHESSLIFLSWTSALLPFIDFSSSSPNLDKLKPFFGNSVEHNWDNRTAVAHINPASLPWLSRETDLPGFSDWYNANKHYNASLDPLKISNLDSELLPGLQNTLKDIEVRNVLMIFLESTRKDVFPIKKHGLVWDKLANTFANGQLPADAEKLLESLTPNANFITGDYNDGLTHPAKPERRGGINFNNAYTTATYTLKSLTGTLCGISPLVADFNLEYNHHIYQPCLAQIFDALNHANASTGKEFTSYPWQSSFMQSVTLDFDKFDQLMLALGYKSENLIDKEYLKSSAAKFGKVDLPDVNYFGMVEAPLEDYIRDSFSSARKNNERVFLSHITSTSHHPFGMPVEETYVPVANGHGFEDLSHYINAIGYDDRWLRKILDILEEEGAANNTLVVLVGDHGLSMPENDMVSAYYNPNVGNLHVPLVFSHPQLPAIEVNDAVVASQILPTVLDILLETNSLNTDHKTAVRELLSNYEGQSLVRKQVSTSATGQGNWQFTIVNPGRAMLSVRDARQPALRLIVPIIDNIEWRFTNITADPKEEQPVLGFDFASFLQQIEKSHGRQTAEWAEEAAFVSRWWVEENSRRWRYGPYSE is encoded by the exons ATGGATACGTCGAATACTTGCGGTAGCAACCGCCACTTCCTTGATCGTCTTCGTG AAATTCATTGGCGAAACATCGCCTTTGCTAATGATGCCTCATCACGAGCTTTAATGCTGTCTGGCCTATTCACTTTGGTTGCTGTTGCATGCGGTCTTGTGTTCCTTGCGTGGGTTCTACAAGACCTACTTTTCGCCGGAGTCGGTCTGGCTACCGATGTCGTCAAGTGGCCATTCCATCAAGCCTTGCGGCGCAGCCCACGATACTTCGGTGATTCAGGCTATACTGCggtcaacaccaacaccgataatgacgacgacatcgaATACCTGGGGAAGCGAAGACCCAACAATACCATTATTTCCAAATCGATGCTTCTAACTCGACGATACCGGCCGTTACTTCGAGCCGCTCTGTACTTTTCAGTAACATGCATACTACTTTCCCAGGTTGTTTTGATAGCTATCCGACCGCATGAGAGTTCCCTTATATTCCTGTCATGGACATCTGCATTACTACCGTTTATTGActtttcttcatcctcaccaaacttggacaagctgaagcCTTTCTTCGGTAACTCGGTCGAACACAATTGGGACAATCGAACTGCTGTTGCCCATATCAACCCTGCTTCGTTGCCATGGCTCTCGCGCGAGACGGATTTGCCGGGATTTAGCGACTGGTATAACGCAAACAAGCATTACAATGCCTCACTGGATCCGTTAAAGATCTCAAATTTGGACTCCGAGCTGCTTCCTGGACTGCAAAACACGCTAAAAGACATCGAAGTGCGAAACGTACTCATGATATTTCTTGAGAGCACAAGAAAGGATGTTTTCCCCATCAAAAAGCACGGATTAGTATGGGACAAATTAGCCAATACATTCGCGAATGGACAACTGCCCGCCGACGCCGAAAAGCTATTGGAATCTCTAACACCAAACGCTAATTTTATTACCGGCGACTACAACGATGGGTTGACACACCCAGCGAAGCCCGAGCGTCGCggcggcatcaacttcaacaacgcATATACCACAGCAACCTATACTCTGAAGAGCTTAACTGGAACTCTCTGTGGTATATCCCCGTTGGTCGCCGATTTTAACCTCGAatacaaccaccacatctaCCAACCGTGTCTTGCGCAAATTTTCGATGCTTTGAATCATGCAAATGCGAGCACTGGTAAAGAATTCACAAGTTATCCTTGGCAATCCAGCTTTATGCAGTCAGTGACATTGGATTTCGATAAATTTGATCAGCTGATGCTTGCTCTTGGGTATAAATCAGAAAACCTAATTGACAAGGAGTACCTGAAAAGCAGCgcggccaagtttggaaagGTTGACTTACCTGACGTCAACTATTTCGGCATGGTCGAGGCTCCGTTAGAGGACTATATACGGGACTCGTTTTCCTCGGCCAGAAAGAACAACGAGCGAGTTTTCCTGTCCCACATCACCAGTACAAGTCATCACCCATTTGGCATGCCGGTAGAGGAGACATATGTACCAGTTGCAAATGGCCACGGTTTTGAGGACCTTTCTCACTACATTAACGCCATTGGATATGATGATCGGTGGCTACGAAAGATTCTTGACATACTAGAAGAGGAAGGCGCTGCCAATAACACGCTCGTCGTACTTGTGGGTGACCACGGCTTATCAATGCCCGAAAATGACATGGTTTCGGCATACTATAATCCAAACGTCGGCAATCTACACGTTCCACTTGTTTTTTCTCATCCACAACTCCCAGCCATTGAGGTCAATGATGCGGTTGTGGCTTCCCAAATCCTCCCCACCGTTTTGGATATTCTGCTAGAGACGAATTCTCTAAACACAGACCACAAAACGGCAGTAAGAGAGTTACTCTCCAACTACGAGGGCCAATCGCTAGTTCGCAAACAAGTCTCTACGTCTGCTACTGGGCAGGGAAATTGGCAATTTACAATTGTAAACCCGGGCAGAGCCATGCTAAGCGTACGGGACGCCCGACAACCAGCCTTGCGGCTTATTGTTCCCATTATCGATAATATAGAATGGCGATTTACGAATATCACGGCCGATCCAAAAGAGGAGCAACCAGTCTTGGGATTTGATTTTGCGTCGTTCTTGCAACAAATAGAGAAATCGCATGGAAGGCAGACAGCGGAGTGGGCTGAGGAGGCCGCCTTTGTGTCTCGTTGGTGGGTAGAAGAAAATAGCAGGAGGTGGAGGTATGGTCCATACTCGGAATAA
- a CDS encoding alpha-N-arabinofuranosidase precursor (similar to Aspergillus terreus NIH2624 XP_001216560.1) produces MSLLDKFSRTVQHACLLLGMYVAASVARPCDIYQSYGTPCVAAHSTTRALYANYTGELYQVKRGSDQATINITPISAGEVADAAAQDSFCARTTCLITIIYDQSGHGNHLTQAPPGGAGSGPEAKGYDSLASAIGAPVTVHGKKAYGVFIAPKTGYRNNKAKHTATGDQAQGMYAVLDGTHYSTFCCFDYGNAERDNKDTGGGKMEAIYFGIGGFHGSGRGPWVQADLEDGMFAGHDHGRNHKNPSMTSRFVTAVVKGKAGRFAIRGGDGASGTLSTFYNGKRPNGMYAKMRREGAIVLGIGGDNSNRGQGTFYEGAMTKGYPSDKAEAKVQEDIVKAAKYATTSLISGPPFVVGSRVSLRVTTPCCNTRYIAHSGATMKTQVVSSKSSQQLKKEASWIVRGGLGFDGCFSFESVDSPGHFIRLDHNYRLELAANNGKKLFHETATFCPEAGLYGQGSSLRSWAYPARYWRHFNNDLYAASNGNPYYFDAHWRFNEDVSFVAAKSFA; encoded by the coding sequence ATGTCTCTCCTCGACAAATTTTCACGAACGGTGCAACACGCTTGCTTGCTCCTGGGCATGTATGTTGCCGCCTCGGTGGCTAGACCCTGTGACATTTATCAGTCTTACGGCACACCATGCGTCGCGGCGCATAGTACTACACGGGCCTTGTACGCCAACTACACTGGCGAACTGTATCAAGTGAAGCGCGGCTCCGACCAGGCAACCATCAATATCACACCAATCTCTGCCGGAGAAGTAGCTGATGCTGCCGCTCAAGATTCTTTCTGCGCCCGGACAACTTGTCTTATTACTATCATCTATGATCAGTCCGGTCATGGTAACCATCTCACCCAGGCACCGCCCGGAGGCGCTGGCAGTGGCCCTGAAGCAAAGGGTTATGACTCCCTAGCAAGCGCCATTGGCGCGCCTGTTACAGTCCACGGCAAAAAGGCATATGGTGTGTTCATTGCGCCTAAGACTGGATATCGCAATAATAAAGCGAAACATACTGCTACTGGAGACCAGGCGCAGGGCATGTATGCCGTCCTTGACGGCACCCACTACAGTACTTTCTGCTGCTTTGACTATGGCAATGCCGAGAGAGACAACAAAGACACGGGTGGTGGTAAGATGGAAGCTATATactttggcattggcggTTTTCACGGCTCCGGCCGTGGGCCTTGGGTTCAAGCCGACCTGGAAGATGGCATGTTTGCAGGCCACGACCACGGCCGGAACCACAAGAATCCTAGCATGACTTCTCGCTTTGTTACTGCTGTGGTGAAGGGCAAGGCCGGACGTTTTGCCATCCGTGGTGGTGACGGGGCGTCGGGCACTCTGTCGACGTTTTATAATGGCAAACGACCCAATGGAATGTATGCCAAGATGCGAAGAGAGGGGGCAATTGTGCTCGGCATCGGTGGTGATAATAGCAATAGGGGCCAAGGTACTTTCTACGAAGGCGCCATGACCAAGGGCTATCCGTCCGACAAGGCTGAGGCCAAAGTCCAGGAAGATATTGTCAAGGCAGCCAAGTACGCTACCACTTCTTTGATCAGTGGCCCTCCCTTTGTTGTTGGCTCTCGTGTTTCGCTTCGGGTCACCACGCCCTGCTGCAACACGAGATATATTGCTCACAGTGGAGCCACTATGAAGACGCAAGTCGTGTCATCCAAGAGTAGCCAGCAGCTTAAAAAGGAAGCCAGCTGGATTGTTCGTGGAGGACTTGGCTTCGACGGCTGCTTCTCGTTTGAGTCTGTCGATTCGCCTGGCCATTTCATACGCCTCGACCACAATTAtcgccttgagcttgccgCCAATAATGGCAAGAAGTTGTTTCATGAAACAGCTACCTTTTGTCCGGAGGCCGGTCTTTACGGTCAAGGTAGCTCGTTGCGATCCTGGGCTTATCCTGCTCGCTACTGGCGGCACTTCAACAACGATCTATATGCTGCGAGTAATGGGAATCCTTATTACTTTGATGCCCATTGGAGGTTTAACGAAGACGTGAGCTTTGTGGCTGCCAAGAGTTTTGCGTAA
- a CDS encoding short chain type protein (similar to Togninia minima UCRPA7 XP_007919254.1), whose amino-acid sequence MSEIYLKDKVSIVTGSGRENGIGAGIALALARAGSLVTVNYVSDSSAPRAAEVVSKIEGAVGKGKVIAVQADVSTEDGAKRIVDETLQNFGVDHIDIIVNNASAVTMGGTLQSKAEDIMKTFQVAIVGPVLLLQAAYKYMPRQSRIINIGSVASKMGFVQMPVYAAAKAAMDQLTFTLSREIGRDGKNITVNTISPGPVLTDSLPPVPEAEAVKEFLLDRTRADDRIGTVEDIADAVLLLASEKSRWITGQVISASGGIIGG is encoded by the exons ATGTCTGAAATATACCTCAAGGACAAAGTATCCATTGTCACCGGCTCCGGTCGTGAAAACGGCATCGGTGCCGGCATAGCCCTCGCACTCGCTCGCGCGGGTTCCCTGGTCACGGTCAACTATGTTTCCGACTCATCCGCCCCGCGTGCTGCGGAAGTCGTTTCAAAGATTGAAGGGGCCGTTGGTAAGGGTAAAGTTATCGCCGTACAGGCGGATGTGTCTACCGAAGATGGAGCGAAGAGAATTGTGGATGAGACTTTGCAAAACTTTGGAGTAGACCACATTGACATCATTG TAAACAATGCCTCAGCTGTAACGATGGGCGGCACGCTGCAGAGCAAAGCAGAGGATATTATGAAAACATTTCAGGTGGCCATTGTTGGGCCAGTTCTCCTCTTGCAGGCTGCGTATAAGTACATGCCCCGTCAGTCGCGCATTATCAATATTGGTAGTGTGGCATCCAAGATGGGATTTGTGCAGATGCCAGTTTATGCTGCGGCCAAGGCCGCAATGGACCAGTTAACATTTACTCTTTCCCGAGAG ATTGGACGAGATGGTAAAAATATCACAGTCAACACTATTTCTCCAGGACCGGTCCTGACTGATTCCCTGCCACCTGTTCCAGAGGCTGAGGCTGTCAAAGAATTTTTGCTTGATCGAACCAGAGCGGACGACAGAATCGGAACAGTAGAGGACATAGCAGACGCAGTCCTCTTGCTTGCGAGTGAGAAGAGTCGCTGGATCACAGGGCAGGTTATCTCTGCAAGTGGTGGCATTATCGGGGGTTAA
- a CDS encoding phosphoglycerate mutase family protein (similar to Metarhizium acridum CQMa 102 XP_007816003.1): MHLLLVRHGESVDNAAGLYGGSRDAALTAHGVLQAHRFASSLIQSRLEVKHVFASNLVRAAKTAEVICDSQNKVHQSALTVVQLAELREKHFGNWEGVKFSPAPSYERPVQTGAETLESLKARTNAFLEKHLAPALSQPALGSDKYCVVVVSHGITLGVLISTLLKKLAVCGDHGSTSPGLHQLTSTRISWSNTGYLHLVVTPSNATAAGAAVGQSPWSRVQLGVSQINCTTHLVGLRKTRGGIGSAAHDEKQKTLDGFLVPSRKRRAEDDAN, encoded by the coding sequence AtgcaccttcttcttgttcgtCACGGCGAGAGCGTGGACAATGCGGCTGGTCTTTATGGCGGCTCCCGTGATGCTGCCCTGACTGCCCATGGCGTCCTCCAAGCTCATCGGTTTGCATCGAGCCTAATCCAATCGCGATTGGAGGTAAAACACGTATTTGCCTCCAACCTAGTGCGAGCTGCGAAGACGGCCGAGGTCATATGCGATTCTCAAAACAAGGTGCACCAGTCTGCGTTGACAGTAGTTCAACTGGCTGAACTTCGCGAGAAGCATTTTGGCAACTGGGAAGGCGTCAAATTTTCTCCCGCGCCTTCTTACGAACGGCCAGTGCAGACGGGGGCTGAGACCTTGGAGTCGTTGAAGGCAAGGACCAATGCATTCCTGGAGAAGCATCTTGCGCCTGCTCTATCCCAGCCGGCTCTTGGCTCGGACAAGTATTGTGTCGTGGTTGTGAGCCATGGTATCACTCTAGGCGTTTTGATTTCGACTctgctgaagaagctcgCCGTCTGTGGGGATCATGGCTCCACGAGCCCAGGCTTGCACCAGCTTACGTCCACAAGGATATCGTGGAGCAACACAGGGTATCTGCATCTTGTCGTTACACCATCGAATGCCACAGCCGCTGGCGCAGCTGTCGGTCAATCGCCATGGTCACGAGTTCAACTTGGGGTTTCCCAGATCAACTGCACAACTCACCTTGTTGGTCTTCGCAAGACCCGtggcggcattggcagcGCTGCTCATGACGAGAAACAGAAAACTCTAGACGGGTTCCTGGTCCCCTCGCGAAAACGAAGGGCTGAAGACGACGCAAATTGA
- a CDS encoding FAD dependent oxidoreductase (similar to Neosartorya fischeri NRRL 181 XP_001267099.1), translating to MSAAAATEAPAPTVQHLPGTWNILLAQFPAPEDIGDVDPASEAQKIVHLLNRSIFDSNFHAAGDLFTAQGYWRDHLMLSWSFRTVQGPGKIQEFLEQCAKSRDGFRIKHLAIDSSSPARQPTVSPIDGEGKVTGVSAFLSVESVLGAGEGLVRLAKEDGKWKIYTIYTSLRSLKGHPEGAYSGRPQGVNHGEQIGRQNWADRRSSARDYRDGSEPAVLIVGAGQAGLTAAVRLQMQGVNTLIVDRNDRVGDNWRRRYHHLVLHDPVWYDHLPYLNFPPQWPVFTPKDKLAQWFQSYADLMELNVWTKTALTEASWDEAEKRWTVHIERTKADGSQEKRTFHPRHIIQATGHSGQKNEPVIKGRESFLGDFICHSSEFPGAREDAKGRRAVVVGSCNSALDIAQDFYEKGYDVTIVQRSSTHVVSSYGITEIALKGLYSEGGPPVMDADLIVQSMPNSMLKAIQVKVAEMQRAHDKDMLEGLAKAGFKVDNGPDGSGVFFKYFQRGGGYYIDVGASKLIIDGKIKVKQGQEIAEILPHGLRLSDNSELQADEIVLATGYQSMRTHARQIFGDKVADKVEDVWGFNEEGEWRTIWQRSGHPGFWFHGGNLGLCRYYSQLLALQIKGLEEKLYELDEK from the exons AtgtcagcagcagcggcaacCGAAGCCCCCGCGCCAACTGTGCAACACCTCCCTGGTACATGGAATATTCTCTTGGCCCAATTTCCGGCTCCAGAGGACATCGGAGACGTCGATCCAGCCTCTGAAGCGCAGAAGATCGTTCATCTTCTCAACAGGAGCATCTTCGACTCCAATTTCCATGCAGCGGGAGATCTCTTTACTGCCCAGGGCTATTGGCGTGATCATTTGATGCTCTCATGGAGTTTCAGAACCGTTCAAGGGCCTGGGAAAATCCAAGAGTTTCTGGAGCAATGTGCTAAGTCGCGAGACGGGTTCCGAATCAAACATCTCGCAATCGACTCCAGCAGTCCCGCTCGTCAACCCACCGTGTCGCCCATCGATGGTGAGGGTAAGGTGACTGGGGTATCTGCTTTCCTGTCCGTCGAATCCGTGTTGGGAGCCGGGGAAGGGTTGGTTCGATTAGCAAAAGAAGATGGAAAGTGGAAGATATACACAATCTACACAAGTCTACGATCCTTGAAGGGCCATCCCGAGGGCGCTTATTCAGGTCGACCGCAGGGTGTGAATCATGGCGAACAAATTGGGCGACAAAATTGGGCAGACCGGCGTTCCTCCGCTCGTGATTACCGAGACGGAAGCGAACCTGCAGTGCTAATTGTTG GCGCCGGGCAAGCTGGCTTAACCGCTGCCGTCAGGCTCCAGATGCAAGGAGTCAATACTCTGATCGTTGACCGCAATGATCGAGTAGGCGATAATTGGAGAAGACGGTACCATCATTTGGTTTTGCACGACCCTGTGTGGTATGATCATCTGCCGTATTTGAACTTTCCCCCGCAATGGCCTGTCTTTACGCCCAAAGATAAGCTGGCTCAATGGTTTCAATCTTACGCTGATCTTATGGAACTGAACGTTTGGACAAAGACCGCATTGACAGAGGCTTCTTGGGATGAAGCCGAGAAGCGCTGGACGGTCCACATTGAGCGCACAAAAGCAGACGGTTCCCAGGAGAAGCGCACTTTTCATCCACGTCATATTATCCAGGCAACAGGTCATTCTGGGCAAAAGAACGAACCGGTAATCAAGGGAAGGGAGTCATTCCTTGGTGATTTCATTTGCCACTCTTCTGAGTTCCCGGGGGCCCGAGAAGACGCCAAAGGAAGGAGagctgtggtggttgggagCTGTAACTCGGCTCTTGATATTGCGCAAGATTTCTATGAAAAGGGCTATGACGTTACAATTGTGCAACGATCCAGCACGCACGTTGTGTCATCTTATGGCATCACTGAGATTGCCTTGAAAGGACTATACTCTGAGGGTGGCCCCCCTGTGATGGATGCCGATCTGATCGTGCAAAGTATGCCCAACAGCATGCTCAAGGCAATCCAAGTTAAAGTGGCCGAAATGCAGCGTGCTCACGACAAGGACATGCTCGAAGGACTTGCAAAAGCTGGATTCAAAGTTGACAATGGGCCAGATGGGTCTGGCGTGTTCTTCAAATACTTTCAGAGAGGGGGAGGATACTACATTGACGTAGGCGCGTCCAAGTTGATCATTGATGGTAAGATCAAGGTGAAGCAAGGACAGGAGATTGCCGAAATTCTCCCTCACGGGCTGCGACTCAGCGACAATTCTGAACTACAGGCCGACGAAATTGTACTTGCGACGGGATACCAAAGCATGAGAACCCACGCAAGACAAATCTTTGGCGACAAGGTCGCTGATAAAGTGGAAGATGTATGGGGATTTAACGAAGAAGGCGAATGGCGAACCATCTGGCAGCGTAGCGGTCACCCTGGTTTCTGGTTTCACGGCGGCAATCTCGGTCTCTGCAGGTATTACTCTCAACTTCTGGCTCTTCAGATCAAAGGGCTAGAGGAGAAGCTATATGAGCTCGATGAAAAGTAG
- a CDS encoding NmrA-like family protein (similar to Colletotrichum graminicola M1.001 XP_008089749.1), with product MTNLIVIVGITGVQGSSVANAFLSNPDYSIRGTTRDPSSAKARALSAKGIEIAQADLNDVASLQRAFHNATLIFGVTDFWTIFQDPQSSLRKRRDQELVEYCHDVELQQGKNLADAAAVVSTLKRYIFSSMANATRTSSGKYSQLYHMDSKAKAVEYAQTLGGLKDKFSQIQAPIYFELPWKWGLPTTPKMHKNGYRMTVPGPSTLPVPFGHVSVDFGKCVLALSDLPPNTNLFAIGDPISWEEYLRIFCSSQGLRFGGIDEASYEEFCTLLPGGLGHEFAQNVLFAHEFGYEGRGEILRPKDIGLKMTTFEAYCEQTDFSAIMNGHAEE from the exons ATGACAAATCTAATAGTTATAGTTGGAATAACAGGTGTCCAA GGCTCTTCAGTGGCAAATGCATTCCTCAGCAATCCTGACTACTCTATTCGCGGCACCACCCGCGATCCTTCCTCCGCAAAAGCCAGAGCCCTCTCAGCTAAGGGCATCGAAATCGCTCAGGCGGACCTAAACGATGTCGCTTCTCTTCAACGCGCCTTTCACAACGCTACACTTATCTTTGGTGTAACAGACTTTTGGACAATATTCCAAGATCCACAGAGTTCTCTCCGCAAGAGGCGCGATCAGGAACTCGTGGAATACTGTCACGATGTTGAGCTTCAGCAGGGAAAAAATCTTGCTGATGCGGCGGCTGTCGTGAGTACTTTGAAGAGATACATCTTTAGCTCCATGGCAAATGCTACGCGCACCAGTAGTGGCAAGTACAGTCAGCTCTACCATATGGATTCAAAAGCAAAGGCAGTGGAGTACGCACAAACTCTAGGTGGtctcaaggacaagtttTCGCAAATTCAAGCCCCTATATATTTTGAACTTCCTTGGAAATGGGGCTTGCCTACAACTCCTAAAATG CACAAGAACGGCTACCGCATGACTGTGCCCGGTCCTTCAACTCTGCCAGTGCCATTTGGTCACGTATCCGTCGACTTTGGAAAATGTGTCCTTGCCCTCTCCGACCTCCCACCTAATACAAACCTCTTCGCCATTGGTGACCCGATTTCATGGGAAGAGTACCTCCGTATTTTCTGTTCCAGCCAAGGTCTTAGGTTTGGTGGAATAGACGAAGCGTCATACGAGGAATTCTGTACACTGCTACCTGGTGGGCTTGGTCATGAGTTCGCCCAGAATGTCTTGTTTGCGCATGAGTTTGGGTATGAAGGGCGTGGAGAAATTTTACGACCGAAAGAC ATCgggttgaagatgacaacatttgaagcttACTGCGAACAGACGGACTTTTCTGCTATTATGAACGGGCACGCTGAGGAATAA
- a CDS encoding alpha-1,2-mannosyltransferase (Alg2) (similar to Metarhizium acridum CQMa 102 XP_007816004.1) yields the protein MSPDVIDLISSSPPRSAISTEPPRRTVFPSVSTGSSRRRSLKPRDSTPSPSRRLLGRCQTQPSSVRPCQTAQGFDEIDDFNDDLADSVFDLLDDWQAKRRRTHEEDGEDTCLRTAAPSISKSSLPLKVRDGRCRNTKAALEPIELTSPADWPSPSEKPVNISQPLSSLPSITADKTANPATAGQIAPLASDPFASSPLRPVNRRKAGTRASSVDILSSSSPLRTTSYRIRTTGDNRGMKCNRSNLPAKSSVDLTVEYNNITRRGAVPDGPTPKEAAWPTVSKDLISIDGSDSLSDISDELPAITDMDVSKRRARSPLRRSQSDLTSARPKTSHAPAVARKATTALAREAEKSRKRRERDEAKAIKVAEKQRIAALTEVNKLRTDKKVSAPEMIVDLPSGLGLELQVPTQELLQGLGVQYCTWNCPEHRIVKWRRKVTCKFNNDICLWEPVPLHIVDEGIAVLILTAEEFVAIARENSLADHVADIKTRYGDLNFMYILQGLTLWLRKNRSNRNRQFTSNVRSANEVALSSSSRARTEHVSEDLIEEALLGLQVEHGRLIHHTAVASETARWIINFTQHVSTIPYKKQRDQATSAAGFCMDSGQVRTGDSAQDTYVRMLQEIVRVTAPIAYGIATEFDSVTKLVDGLEQGGPTRLDAVRKSTNKDGAVSDRTIGQAISRRMHKVFTGRDEESTNV from the coding sequence ATGTCCCCAGATGTAATTGATCTCATTTCCTCTAGTCCTCCACGCTCCGCCATCAGCACAGAGCCGCCGCGGCGAACTGTCTTCCCGTCCGTCTCCACGGGATCCTCACGGCgacgaagtttgaagccaaggGATTCAACCCCATCCCCAAGCCGAAGACTGCTAGGCCGGTGTCAGACCCAGCCTTCATCTGTTCGTCCATGTCAGACCGCACAAGGCTTTGATGAAATTGACGACTTTAACGACGACCTCGCCGACAGTGTCTTTGATCTGCTCGATGATTGGCAAGCAAAACGCAGACGGACTCATGAAGAGGATGGTGAGGACACATGTTTGAGAACAGCTGCGCCTAGCATCTCCAAGTCCTCGCTACCTTTGAAGGTTCGAGATGGTCGTTGTCGGAATACAAAAGCAGCTCTAGAACCCATCGAGCTTACAAGCCCCGCGGACTGGCCATCACCGAGTGAGAAACCCGTCAATATCAGCCAACCATTGTCGTCGCTGCCATCCATCACCGCAGACAAGACTGCAAATCCAGCAACTGCAGGTCAGATTGCACCCCTGGCATCCGATCCTTTTGCCAGCTCGCCTCTTCGCCCTGTCAATAGGCGCAAGGCGGGTACCAGAGCTTCGTCCGTCgacatcttgtccagctcaTCCCCACTGAGAACGACGTCATATCGGATTCGAACCACTGGCGACAACAGAGGCATGAAATGCAATCGATCTAACTTGCCAGCCAAAAGTTCTGTTGACCTGACAGTCGAATACAACAATATAACAAGGCGCGGTGCAGTTCCCGATGGCCCAACACCCAAAGAGGCTGCCTGGCCCACGGTTTCAAAGGACCTAATCAGCATTGATGGCTCCGACTCGCTAAGCGACATTAGCGATGAATTACCAGCCATCACGGACATGGATGTGTCCAAACGCCGCGCCAGATCACCACTGCGACGTTCGCAGAGTGACTTAACGTCGGCCAGGCCCAAGACTTCCCATGCACCCGCCGTGGCCAGGAAAGCAACAACGGCTCTTGCTCGGGAGGCGGAGAAGTCGAGAAAGCGTCGGGAGCGAgacgaagccaaagccatcaaagtTGCTGAAAAACAACGCATTGCCGCCTTGACAGAAGTGAACAAGCTCCGCACAGACAAGAAAgtatctgcaccagaaatGATTGTGGACTTACCGTCTGGCCTGGGCTTAGAGTTGCAGGTTCCGACCCAGGAATTGCTACAAGGGCTTGGTGTGCAGTACTGCACATGGAATTGTCCTGAGCACAGGATTGTTAAGTGGCGGAGAAAGGTGACATGTAAATTCAACAACGATATTTGCTTGTGGGAGCCCGTCCCTTTGCATATTGTGGACGAGGGCATTGCCGTCTTGATTCTTACGGCGGAAGAATTTGTCGCAATAGCGCGGGAGAACTCCTTGGCGGATCATGTCGCTGATATCAAGACCCGTTATGGCGACCTGAATTTTATGTATATTCTTCAAGGACTAACTCTTTGGCTTCGTAAGAATCGCAGCAATCGAAACCGACAGTTTACTTCTAATGTTCGATCTGCAAATGAGGTCGCGCTGTCGTCATCGTCCCGTGCAAGAACAGAACACGTTTCGGAAGACCTTATTGAAGAGGCATTGCTGGGTCTTCAGGTGGAACATGGCAGGCTCATTCATCATACAGCTGTGGCGTCTGAGACAGCCAGATGGATAATTAACTTTACGCAACATGTGTCGACGATTCCGtacaagaagcagagagacCAGGCGACTTCTGCCGCTGGATTTTGCATGGACAGTGGTCAAGTACGGACAGGAGACAGTGCCCAAGACACATACGTTCGGATGCTACAAGAGATTGTGCGGGTAACGGCCCCGATTGCATATGGGATTGCAACTGAATTTGACAGCGTCACCAAACTTGTGGACGGCTTGGAACAAGGAGGCCCAACAAGACTAGATGCTGTGAGGAAGAGCACAAACAAGGACGGCGCCGTTTCTGATCGAACGATTGGGCAGGCAATAAGTCGAAGAATGCACAAAGTGTTTACCGGAAGAGATGAGGAAAGTACAAATGTATGA